A genomic region of Hydrogenovibrio crunogenus contains the following coding sequences:
- the hybE gene encoding [NiFe]-hydrogenase assembly chaperone HybE, translating to MQNGFDANEWVNLMQKHYDSVYQKSMKAIPICNSTILIEIPVLQQLADGRYLGVIVTPWFINAVFKLVDKEGNDAHKTQFTAKVSECVTLKFPSGQYEFIVNYQPEVGYFYTCSLMSDMHALESHKVAVDFALECFKLIFNEEAKEQTNQQQAIKKIRMGQAMIAESQDGQIQIVDKPKPKPTKTVQEKLDTPVSRRGMFGLKGQDNPEIENRE from the coding sequence ATGCAAAATGGATTTGATGCTAATGAATGGGTAAATTTAATGCAAAAGCATTACGACTCTGTTTATCAGAAAAGTATGAAAGCAATTCCCATTTGCAACTCAACCATTTTAATTGAAATACCCGTATTACAACAGCTTGCCGATGGCCGTTATTTAGGTGTTATTGTAACCCCTTGGTTTATTAATGCAGTATTTAAGTTAGTAGATAAAGAAGGTAATGATGCTCATAAAACGCAATTTACCGCCAAAGTTTCTGAATGTGTTACGTTAAAGTTTCCGTCTGGTCAATATGAGTTTATTGTGAATTACCAACCTGAGGTTGGCTATTTTTATACTTGCTCCTTAATGTCTGACATGCACGCGCTAGAGAGCCATAAAGTCGCTGTTGATTTTGCTTTAGAGTGTTTTAAATTGATTTTTAATGAAGAGGCTAAAGAGCAAACCAATCAACAACAAGCCATTAAAAAAATCAGAATGGGACAAGCGATGATTGCGGAATCGCAAGATGGTCAAATTCAAATTGTCGATAAGCCTAAACCTAAACCAACAAAAACAGTGCAAGAAAAATTAGACACGCCTGTGTCAAGAAGAGGGATGTTTGGTTTAAAAGGTCAAGATAACCCTGAAATAGAGAACCGAGAATAA
- a CDS encoding rubredoxin produces the protein MISKSFEGSYLGDDSQITDETKMECKICWYVYDPAQGDDYWQVQPGTPFTQLPAEWRCPECDGEKDQFMVIKD, from the coding sequence ATGATAAGTAAAAGCTTTGAGGGTTCTTATCTTGGTGATGATTCACAAATAACCGATGAAACCAAGATGGAATGCAAAATCTGTTGGTATGTATATGACCCTGCACAAGGTGATGATTATTGGCAGGTGCAACCAGGAACACCATTTACTCAGTTGCCAGCAGAGTGGCGTTGTCCTGAATGTGATGGCGAAAAAGACCAGTTTATGGTTATTAAGGATTAG